In Mycobacterium tuberculosis H37Rv, a single window of DNA contains:
- the PE23 gene encoding PE family protein PE23: protein MQFLSVIPEQVESAAQDLAGIRSALSASYAAAAGPTTAVVSAAEDEVSTAIASIFGAYGRQCQVLSAQASAFHDEFVNLLKTGATAYRNTEFANAQSNVLNAVNAPARSLLGHPSAAESVQNSAPTLGGGHSTVTAGLAAQAGRAVATVEQQAAAAVAPLPSAGAGLAQVVNGVVTAGQGSAAKLATALQSAAPWLAKSGGEFIVAGQSALTGVALLQPAVVGVVQAGGTFLTAGTSAATGLGLLTLAGVEFSQGVGNLALASGTAATGLGLLGSAGVQLFSPAFLLAVPTALGGVGSLAIAVVQLVQGVQHLSLVVPNVVAGIAALQTAGAQFAQGVNHTMLAAQLGAPGIAVLQTAGGHFAQGIGHLTTAGNAAVTVLIS from the coding sequence ATGCAGTTCCTGAGCGTGATTCCAGAGCAGGTCGAGTCCGCGGCTCAAGATTTGGCGGGCATTCGCTCAGCGCTGAGCGCGTCTTACGCGGCCGCAGCGGGACCCACAACAGCGGTGGTTTCCGCTGCCGAGGACGAGGTGTCGACCGCGATTGCGTCGATATTCGGCGCCTACGGTCGACAGTGCCAGGTTCTCAGCGCCCAGGCCTCCGCGTTTCATGACGAGTTCGTCAACCTGTTGAAAACTGGCGCGACTGCATACCGCAACACCGAATTCGCCAACGCCCAAAGCAACGTGCTGAATGCAGTGAACGCACCGGCCCGATCGCTGTTGGGGCACCCGAGCGCGGCTGAGAGCGTGCAGAACTCGGCCCCAACGCTAGGCGGTGGCCACAGCACCGTGACCGCTGGGCTTGCCGCACAGGCCGGTCGTGCCGTCGCGACGGTCGAACAACAGGCTGCGGCTGCGGTTGCCCCGTTGCCAAGCGCCGGCGCCGGACTGGCTCAGGTTGTCAACGGCGTCGTGACCGCCGGACAGGGTTCCGCCGCCAAACTTGCCACCGCGCTGCAGAGCGCCGCGCCCTGGCTGGCCAAGAGCGGCGGCGAGTTCATCGTGGCTGGGCAGAGCGCGCTGACCGGTGTTGCTTTGCTGCAACCTGCCGTGGTCGGCGTTGTTCAGGCGGGCGGTACGTTCTTGACCGCCGGAACGAGCGCTGCTACCGGACTGGGTCTGCTCACACTTGCTGGTGTTGAGTTCAGTCAAGGCGTTGGCAACCTTGCGCTGGCTTCAGGGACCGCCGCGACCGGACTTGGTCTGCTGGGCAGTGCCGGTGTGCAACTGTTCAGTCCTGCCTTTTTACTGGCTGTGCCCACCGCGTTGGGTGGAGTTGGCTCGCTCGCGATCGCAGTAGTTCAGCTTGTGCAAGGCGTCCAACACCTGTCGTTGGTTGTGCCGAACGTTGTTGCCGGGATCGCTGCACTGCAGACCGCCGGTGCCCAGTTTGCCCAGGGTGTTAACCACACGATGCTGGCCGCTCAGCTCGGTGCCCCTGGGATAGCTGTCTTACAGACCGCCGGTGGCCATTTTGCTCAAGGCATTGGCCACCTGACGACGGCTGGCAATGCCGCTGTCACGGTGCTGATCTCCTAG
- the rocE gene encoding cationic amino acid transporter permease RocE, translating into MPTTSMSLRELMLRRRPVSGAPVASGASGNLKRSFGTFQLTMFGVGATIGTGIFFVLAQAVPEAGPGVIVSFIIAGIAAGLAAICYAELASAVPISGSAYSYAYTTLGEAVAMVVAACLLLEYGVATAAVAVGWSGYVNKLLSNLFGFQMPHVLSAAPWDTHPGWVNLPAVILIGLCALLLIRGASESARVNAIMVLIKLGVLGMFMIIAFSAYSADHLKDFVPFGVAGIGSAAGTIFFSYIGLDAVSTAGDEVKDPQKTMPRALIAALVVVTGVYVLVALAALGTQPWQDFAEQETAGLAIILDNVTHGEWASTILAAGAVVSIFTVTLVTMYGQTRILFAMGRDGLLPARFAKVNPRTMTPVHNTVIVAIFASTLAAFIPLDSLADMVSIGTLTAFSVVAVGVIVLRVREPDLPRGFKVPGYPVTPVLSVLACGYILASLHWYTWLAFSGWVAVAVIFYLMWGRHHSALNEEVP; encoded by the coding sequence TTGCCGACAACGTCGATGAGCCTTCGAGAACTGATGCTGCGGCGCCGCCCGGTGAGCGGCGCCCCGGTCGCATCCGGGGCATCGGGGAACCTCAAGCGGAGTTTCGGCACCTTCCAGCTGACCATGTTCGGGGTTGGCGCGACGATAGGTACCGGCATCTTTTTCGTGCTTGCCCAGGCAGTTCCAGAGGCCGGCCCGGGCGTGATTGTTTCGTTCATCATCGCCGGCATCGCCGCTGGGCTCGCGGCTATCTGCTACGCGGAACTGGCTTCCGCCGTGCCGATTTCCGGGTCGGCGTACTCCTACGCGTACACGACGCTGGGCGAGGCGGTCGCGATGGTGGTGGCGGCCTGCCTACTGCTGGAATACGGGGTAGCCACCGCAGCGGTCGCGGTCGGCTGGAGTGGCTACGTGAACAAGCTGCTGAGTAATCTGTTCGGATTTCAGATGCCGCACGTATTGTCGGCGGCGCCGTGGGACACCCATCCCGGTTGGGTGAACCTGCCCGCCGTCATCCTGATCGGGCTATGCGCGCTGCTGTTGATTCGAGGGGCCAGCGAGTCGGCGAGGGTCAACGCGATCATGGTGCTGATCAAGCTCGGCGTGCTGGGCATGTTCATGATCATCGCGTTCAGCGCGTACAGCGCCGACCACCTCAAGGATTTCGTCCCATTCGGCGTCGCCGGCATCGGCTCCGCGGCGGGCACGATCTTCTTCTCATACATCGGCCTTGACGCGGTGTCGACCGCCGGCGACGAGGTGAAGGACCCGCAGAAGACCATGCCGCGTGCGCTGATCGCAGCGCTGGTGGTCGTCACCGGTGTCTACGTGCTGGTCGCACTGGCCGCGCTGGGCACCCAACCGTGGCAGGACTTCGCAGAGCAGGAAACCGCCGGGCTGGCCATCATCTTGGACAACGTCACGCATGGCGAATGGGCCAGCACGATTCTGGCCGCCGGTGCGGTGGTCTCGATTTTCACCGTCACGCTGGTCACCATGTACGGCCAGACCCGGATCCTGTTCGCGATGGGGCGCGACGGGCTGCTGCCGGCGCGGTTCGCGAAGGTGAATCCGCGCACCATGACGCCGGTGCACAACACGGTGATCGTCGCGATCTTCGCATCGACGCTGGCCGCCTTCATACCGCTGGATAGCTTGGCGGACATGGTGTCCATCGGCACGCTCACCGCGTTCAGCGTGGTGGCTGTGGGTGTGATCGTTCTACGGGTGCGCGAGCCCGACTTACCCCGAGGGTTCAAGGTACCCGGTTACCCTGTGACGCCTGTTCTTTCGGTGCTGGCCTGCGGGTATATCCTGGCCAGCTTGCACTGGTACACCTGGCTGGCGTTCAGCGGATGGGTGGCGGTGGCAGTGATCTTTTACCTGATGTGGGGTCGGCACCACAGTGCGCTCAACGAGGAAGTGCCGTGA
- a CDS encoding universal stress protein, which yields MTIVVGYLAGKVGPSALHLAVRVARMHKTSLTVATIVRRHWPTPSLARVDAEYELWSEQLAAASAREAQRYLRRLADGIEVSYHHRAHRSVSAGLLDVVEELEAEVLVLGSFPSGRRARVLIGSTADRLLHSSPVPVAITPRRYRCYTDRLTRLSCGYSATSGSVDVVRRCGHLASRYGVPMRVITFAVRGRTMYPPEVGLHAEASVLEAWAAQARELLEKLRINGVVSEDVVLQVVTGNGWAQALDAADWQDGEILALGTSPFGDVARVFLGSWSGKIIRYSPVPVLVLPG from the coding sequence GTGACCATCGTCGTCGGGTATTTGGCTGGCAAGGTCGGTCCGTCCGCATTACATCTAGCCGTCCGCGTCGCGCGGATGCACAAGACGTCGCTCACAGTGGCCACCATCGTGCGCAGGCACTGGCCGACACCGTCGCTCGCCCGCGTCGACGCCGAGTACGAGCTCTGGTCTGAGCAGCTGGCTGCCGCCTCCGCGCGAGAGGCCCAGCGCTACCTGCGCAGACTGGCCGACGGGATCGAGGTCAGCTACCACCACCGCGCACACCGATCGGTGTCGGCTGGTCTGCTCGACGTCGTCGAGGAACTCGAAGCCGAGGTGCTGGTGCTGGGGTCGTTTCCCAGCGGGCGGCGCGCGCGGGTGTTGATCGGCTCGACCGCCGACCGGCTGCTGCATTCGTCGCCGGTACCGGTGGCGATCACCCCCCGCCGCTACCGTTGCTACACCGACCGGTTGACACGGCTCAGCTGCGGCTACTCCGCGACGTCGGGTTCGGTCGACGTGGTGAGGCGATGCGGCCACCTGGCCAGCCGGTATGGCGTGCCGATGCGGGTGATCACATTCGCGGTCCGCGGCCGGACCATGTATCCGCCCGAAGTGGGGCTGCATGCCGAGGCTTCGGTTCTGGAGGCATGGGCGGCGCAAGCGCGAGAACTGTTGGAAAAACTAAGAATTAACGGCGTCGTGAGTGAAGACGTTGTGCTGCAAGTGGTCACCGGGAACGGCTGGGCGCAGGCGCTGGACGCTGCGGACTGGCAGGACGGGGAGATCCTGGCCTTGGGCACCTCGCCGTTCGGTGATGTCGCGAGAGTATTCCTCGGCTCCTGGAGTGGCAAGATCATTCGCTACAGCCCGGTCCCCGTGCTAGTACTACCGGGCTAG
- a CDS encoding ABC transporter ATP-binding protein: MCCAVCGPEPGRIGEVTPLGPCPAQHRGGPLRPSELAQASVMAALCAVTAIISVVVPFAAGLALLGTVPTGLLAYRYRLRVLAAATVAAGMIAFLIAGLGGFMGVVHSAYIGGLTGIVKRRGRGTPTVVVSSLIGGFVFGAAMVGMLAAMVRLRHLIFKVMTANVDGIAATLARMHMQGAAADVKRYFAEGLQYWPWVLLGYFNIGIMIVSLIGWWALSRLLERMRGIPDVHKLDPPPGDDVDALIGPVPVRLDKVRFRYPRAGQDALREVSLDVRAGEHLAIIGANGSGKTTLMLILAGRAPTSGTVDRPGTVGLGKLGGTAVVLQHPESQVLGTRVADDVVWGLPLGTTADVGRLLSEVGLEALAERDTGSLSGGELQRLALAAALAREPAMLIADEVTTMVDQQGRDALLAVLSGLTQRHRTALVHITHYDNEADSADRTLSLSDSPDNTDMVHTAAMPAPVIGVDQPQHAPALELVGVGHEYASGTPWAKTALRDINFVVEQGDGVLIHGGNGSGKSTLAWIMAGLTIPTTGACLLDGRPTHEQVGAVALSFQAARLQLMRSRVDLEVASAAGFSASEQDRVAAALTVVGLDPALGARRIDQLSGGQMRRVVLAGLLARAPRALILDEPLAGLDAASQRGLLRLLEDLRRARGLTVVVVSHDFAGMEELCPRTLHLRDGVLESAAASEAGGMS; encoded by the coding sequence ATGTGCTGCGCCGTGTGCGGGCCTGAGCCTGGCAGAATCGGTGAAGTGACCCCGCTCGGCCCTTGCCCCGCGCAACATCGGGGCGGGCCGCTGCGGCCGAGTGAATTGGCGCAGGCGTCGGTGATGGCGGCGCTGTGCGCGGTGACCGCGATCATCTCCGTCGTCGTTCCGTTCGCGGCCGGTCTGGCGCTGTTGGGCACCGTGCCCACCGGCCTGCTGGCCTACCGCTACCGTCTCCGCGTGCTGGCGGCCGCGACGGTTGCGGCCGGGATGATCGCCTTCCTGATCGCGGGGCTGGGCGGTTTCATGGGGGTGGTCCACAGTGCCTACATCGGTGGGCTGACCGGAATCGTCAAACGCAGGGGCCGGGGCACCCCGACGGTGGTCGTCTCGTCGCTGATCGGCGGATTCGTGTTCGGCGCGGCGATGGTCGGGATGTTGGCCGCCATGGTCCGACTGCGGCATCTGATTTTCAAGGTCATGACCGCAAACGTGGACGGTATCGCCGCCACCTTGGCCCGGATGCACATGCAGGGGGCAGCCGCCGACGTCAAGCGGTATTTCGCCGAGGGACTGCAGTACTGGCCGTGGGTGCTGCTGGGCTATTTCAACATTGGGATCATGATCGTGTCGCTGATTGGGTGGTGGGCGTTGTCGCGCCTGCTGGAGCGGATGCGCGGAATCCCCGATGTACACAAACTTGACCCACCGCCAGGAGATGACGTGGACGCTCTGATCGGGCCGGTGCCGGTGCGGTTGGACAAGGTCCGCTTCCGTTACCCCCGCGCCGGCCAAGATGCGCTGCGGGAGGTCAGCCTCGACGTCCGGGCCGGCGAGCACCTAGCGATCATCGGGGCCAACGGATCAGGGAAGACCACCTTGATGCTGATACTGGCCGGCCGGGCACCGACGTCGGGCACCGTGGATCGTCCGGGCACGGTGGGTTTGGGAAAGCTGGGCGGCACCGCTGTCGTCTTGCAGCATCCGGAAAGCCAGGTCCTGGGCACCCGGGTTGCCGACGACGTGGTGTGGGGGCTGCCGCTGGGTACCACCGCTGACGTTGGCCGGTTGCTGAGCGAGGTCGGCTTGGAAGCGCTTGCCGAACGCGACACCGGAAGCCTGTCCGGTGGTGAGCTGCAGCGCCTGGCGCTGGCGGCAGCGCTGGCCCGGGAGCCGGCGATGCTCATCGCCGACGAGGTCACCACCATGGTTGACCAGCAGGGCAGGGACGCTTTGCTGGCCGTGCTGTCGGGTCTGACGCAGCGGCACCGGACCGCCTTGGTGCACATCACGCACTACGACAACGAAGCCGATTCCGCCGACCGCACGCTCAGCCTGAGCGATTCGCCGGATAACACCGATATGGTCCACACCGCCGCGATGCCGGCCCCGGTCATCGGGGTGGATCAGCCCCAGCACGCGCCGGCGCTCGAACTGGTGGGCGTCGGCCACGAATACGCTAGCGGCACCCCGTGGGCAAAGACCGCGTTGCGCGATATCAACTTCGTTGTTGAGCAGGGAGACGGGGTGCTGATCCACGGCGGCAATGGCTCGGGGAAGTCGACGCTGGCGTGGATCATGGCCGGGCTGACGATCCCCACGACCGGAGCCTGCCTACTTGACGGTCGGCCCACCCACGAGCAGGTCGGCGCGGTGGCGTTGTCTTTTCAGGCGGCCCGGCTGCAGCTGATGCGCAGCCGTGTAGACCTGGAAGTTGCTTCCGCAGCAGGTTTTTCGGCTAGCGAGCAGGACCGGGTGGCTGCGGCGCTGACTGTCGTTGGGTTGGACCCCGCGCTGGGCGCGCGACGAATCGACCAGCTCAGCGGGGGCCAGATGCGTCGGGTGGTGCTGGCCGGGCTGCTTGCGCGTGCACCCCGGGCGTTGATCCTCGATGAGCCGTTGGCGGGGTTGGACGCGGCCAGCCAGCGCGGCCTGCTGCGGCTGCTGGAAGACTTGCGTCGGGCGCGCGGCCTGACGGTGGTCGTAGTTTCGCACGACTTCGCGGGGATGGAGGAGCTTTGCCCGCGTACCCTGCATCTGCGCGACGGTGTGCTGGAATCGGCGGCGGCGTCGGAGGCGGGGGGAATGTCATGA
- the narK1 gene encoding nitrate/nitrite transporter (nitrite facilitator 1) — MEQHTLLQREESPRSPAAPSLRRLGGSRHITHWDPEDLGAWEAGNKGIARRNLLWSVVTVHLGYSVWTLWPVLELLMPQDVYGFSTSDKFLLGTIATLFGAFLRMPYALASAIFGGRNWATFSAIVLLIPAIGTTVLLTHPGLPLWPYLVCAALTGLGGGNFASSMSNANAFYPHRLKGSALGIAGGVGNLGVPAIQLVGLLAIATVGERKPYLVCALYVVLVAIAVIGVSLFMNNVEQHRVQVNRLRPIVSAVLSTRDTWLLSLLYLGTFGSFIGFSFVFGQVLQTNFLACGQSPARATLHAVELAFVGPLLAAVARIYGGRLADRVGGSRLTLIVFVAMTLAAGLLISASTLEGRHVGQHRGATMVGYFVCFVALFVLSGLGNGSVYKMIPTIFEACSRSLDLSEAERRDWSRIISGVVIGFVAAFGALGGVGINMALRESYLSTGSGTDAFWIFMMCYAAAAVLTWKVYDRRTVTDMGMLQAALVRQPASTPAELIGPRTQSDRFSGCSISA; from the coding sequence ATGGAACAGCACACGCTGCTGCAACGCGAGGAGTCGCCGCGCAGTCCCGCGGCCCCTTCGCTCAGGCGCCTGGGTGGCTCACGTCACATCACGCATTGGGATCCCGAGGATCTAGGAGCGTGGGAGGCAGGCAACAAGGGCATTGCCCGACGCAATCTGCTTTGGTCGGTCGTGACGGTTCACCTGGGTTACTCGGTGTGGACGCTCTGGCCGGTGCTGGAGTTGCTGATGCCCCAGGACGTCTACGGCTTTTCAACCAGTGACAAGTTTCTGCTCGGCACCATCGCGACGCTGTTTGGCGCGTTCCTGCGGATGCCCTACGCGTTGGCCAGCGCGATCTTTGGCGGTCGCAACTGGGCGACTTTTTCGGCAATCGTGTTGCTAATTCCGGCCATTGGCACAACGGTGTTGTTGACCCATCCGGGGCTACCGCTGTGGCCGTATCTGGTGTGTGCGGCCCTGACCGGCTTAGGCGGCGGCAACTTCGCGTCGTCAATGAGCAACGCCAATGCTTTCTATCCACATCGGCTCAAGGGTTCGGCGCTCGGAATTGCCGGTGGGGTAGGCAATCTCGGGGTGCCGGCGATCCAGCTAGTTGGGTTGTTGGCAATCGCCACTGTCGGTGAGCGGAAGCCTTACCTGGTCTGCGCACTGTATGTGGTTCTGGTGGCAATCGCGGTAATCGGAGTGTCGCTGTTCATGAACAATGTCGAACAGCACCGGGTGCAGGTGAACCGGCTTCGGCCGATCGTTTCCGCGGTTCTGTCGACCCGCGACACGTGGTTGCTCTCGCTGCTCTACCTCGGCACTTTCGGCTCATTCATCGGCTTCTCCTTCGTGTTTGGCCAGGTGTTGCAGACCAACTTCCTGGCGTGCGGACAAAGCCCGGCGCGCGCGACGCTGCATGCCGTCGAGTTGGCGTTTGTCGGGCCGTTGCTGGCGGCGGTGGCCCGGATTTACGGTGGCCGGCTGGCCGATCGAGTCGGTGGAAGCCGCTTGACCCTTATAGTCTTTGTGGCGATGACGCTCGCCGCTGGGCTGCTGATCAGTGCCAGCACCCTCGAAGGCCGACATGTCGGCCAGCATCGGGGCGCTACCATGGTCGGCTACTTCGTCTGCTTCGTCGCGTTGTTCGTCCTATCCGGGTTGGGCAACGGGTCTGTGTACAAGATGATTCCGACGATTTTTGAGGCGTGCAGCCGCTCCCTGGATCTCAGTGAAGCCGAACGCCGCGACTGGTCACGCATCATCTCAGGAGTAGTCATCGGGTTTGTGGCCGCCTTCGGCGCGCTCGGCGGGGTCGGAATCAATATGGCGCTGCGTGAGTCCTACCTCAGCACCGGCAGTGGGACCGATGCGTTCTGGATCTTCATGATGTGCTACGCCGCTGCCGCCGTTCTGACTTGGAAAGTGTACGACCGCCGAACGGTCACCGACATGGGGATGTTGCAGGCGGCCTTGGTGCGGCAGCCGGCATCGACGCCAGCCGAACTTATCGGTCCCAGAACTCAATCGGACCGATTCTCCGGGTGCAGCATCTCGGCGTAA
- a CDS encoding AsnC family transcriptional regulator: protein MDRLDDTDERILAELAEHARATFAEIGHKVSLSAPAVKRRVDRMLESGVIKGFTTVVDRNALGWNTEAYVQIFCHGRIAPDQLRAAWVNIPEVVSAATVTGTSDAILHVLAHDMRHLEAALERIRSSADVERSESTVVLSNLIDRMPP, encoded by the coding sequence ATGGACCGCCTGGATGACACCGACGAACGCATCCTCGCCGAGCTGGCCGAGCATGCACGGGCCACCTTCGCCGAGATCGGTCACAAGGTGAGTTTGTCCGCTCCGGCGGTGAAGCGCCGCGTCGACCGGATGCTCGAGAGCGGCGTCATCAAGGGCTTCACCACGGTGGTCGACCGCAACGCGCTCGGCTGGAACACCGAGGCTTACGTGCAGATCTTCTGCCACGGCAGGATTGCGCCTGATCAGCTGCGTGCCGCCTGGGTGAATATCCCCGAGGTGGTCAGCGCGGCAACGGTGACTGGCACGTCCGACGCGATCCTGCACGTGCTCGCTCATGACATGCGGCATCTGGAGGCCGCCCTCGAGCGCATCCGGTCCAGCGCTGACGTCGAACGCAGCGAAAGCACCGTCGTGCTGTCAAACCTCATCGACCGCATGCCGCCCTAG
- the lppP gene encoding lipoprotein LppP produces the protein MRRQRSAVPILALLALLALLALIVGLGASGCAWKPPTTRPSPPNTCKDSDGPTADTVRQAIAAVPIVVPGSKWVEITRGHTRNCRLHWVQIIPTIASQSTPQQLLFFDRNIPLGSPTRNPKPYITVLPAGDDTVTVQYQWQIGSDQECCPTGIGTVRFHIGSDGKLEALGSIPHQ, from the coding sequence GTGCGTCGTCAGCGTAGCGCCGTCCCGATTCTGGCACTGTTGGCACTGTTGGCACTGTTGGCACTGATTGTGGGGCTGGGCGCCTCCGGTTGCGCCTGGAAGCCGCCGACAACACGACCGTCACCACCGAACACCTGCAAGGATTCCGACGGGCCGACCGCTGACACGGTACGGCAGGCCATCGCTGCGGTCCCGATCGTGGTACCGGGCTCCAAATGGGTCGAAATCACCCGAGGACATACCCGCAACTGCCGCTTGCATTGGGTGCAAATCATCCCGACAATTGCCTCCCAGTCGACTCCCCAACAGCTGTTGTTCTTCGACCGCAACATCCCGCTGGGCTCGCCGACTCGGAATCCGAAGCCCTACATCACCGTATTGCCTGCAGGCGATGACACCGTGACGGTTCAGTACCAATGGCAGATCGGCAGCGACCAGGAGTGCTGTCCCACCGGCATCGGCACGGTGCGATTCCACATCGGATCAGATGGCAAGCTCGAGGCGCTCGGCTCGATCCCCCATCAGTAG
- the mez gene encoding malate oxidoreductase ([NAD] dependent; Mez (malic enzyme) (NAD-malic enzyme) (malate dehydrogenase (oxaloacetate decarboxylating)) (pyruvic-malic carboxylase) (NAD-me)), with protein MSDARVPRIPAALSAPSLNRGVGFTHAQRRRLGLTGRLPSAVLTLDQQAERVWHQLQSLATELGRNLLLEQLHYRHEVLYFKVLADHLPELMPVVYTPTVGEAIQRFSDEYRGQRGLFLSIDEPDEIEEAFNTLGLGPEDVDLIVCTDAEAILGIGDWGVGGIQIAVGKLALYTAGGGVDPRRCLAVSLDVGTDNEQLLADPFYLGNRHARRRGREYDEFVSRYIETAQRLFPRAILHFEDFGPANARKILDTYGTDYCVFNDDMQGTGAVVLAAVYSGLKVTGIPLRDQTIVVFGAGTAGMGIADQIRDAMVADGATLEQAVSQIWPIDRPGLLFDDMDDLRDFQVPYAKNRHQLGVAVGDRVGLSDAIKIASPTILLGCSTVYGAFTKEVVEAMTASCKHPMIFPLSNPTSRMEAIPADVLAWSNGRALLATGSPVAPVEFDETTYVIGQANNVLAFPGIGLGVIVAGARLITRRMLHAAAKAIAHQANPTNPGDSLLPDVQNLRAISTTVAEAVYRAAVQDGVASRTHDDVRQAIVDTMWLPAYD; from the coding sequence ATGAGCGACGCCCGCGTGCCACGGATCCCGGCCGCGTTGTCCGCACCAAGTCTCAACCGTGGAGTCGGCTTCACCCACGCGCAGCGGCGGCGGCTGGGGCTGACCGGCCGGCTTCCGTCGGCCGTGCTCACGCTCGACCAACAGGCCGAACGCGTATGGCATCAGTTGCAGAGCTTGGCCACCGAGCTGGGCCGCAACCTGCTTCTCGAACAGCTGCACTACCGCCACGAGGTGCTGTACTTCAAGGTGCTGGCCGACCATTTGCCCGAACTGATGCCGGTGGTGTACACGCCCACCGTTGGCGAGGCAATCCAACGCTTCTCCGACGAATACCGCGGGCAACGCGGACTGTTTCTGAGCATCGACGAACCCGACGAAATCGAGGAAGCCTTCAACACGTTGGGGCTGGGGCCCGAGGACGTCGACCTGATCGTGTGCACCGATGCCGAGGCGATCCTGGGTATCGGTGACTGGGGTGTGGGTGGCATCCAGATCGCTGTGGGCAAATTGGCCCTCTACACCGCCGGCGGCGGCGTCGATCCGCGCCGCTGCCTCGCGGTGTCTCTGGATGTCGGCACCGACAATGAGCAGCTGCTGGCCGATCCGTTCTATCTGGGCAATCGCCACGCCCGGCGGCGCGGTCGGGAATACGACGAGTTCGTCAGTCGCTATATCGAAACGGCTCAACGGTTATTTCCGCGTGCCATTCTGCATTTCGAGGACTTCGGGCCGGCGAACGCGCGGAAGATCCTAGACACATACGGCACGGATTACTGCGTGTTCAACGATGACATGCAAGGAACCGGCGCGGTGGTCTTGGCCGCCGTATACAGCGGTCTGAAGGTTACCGGTATCCCGCTGCGCGATCAGACAATAGTCGTCTTCGGCGCAGGCACCGCAGGGATGGGGATCGCCGATCAGATCCGGGACGCGATGGTGGCAGACGGTGCCACGCTCGAGCAGGCGGTGTCCCAGATCTGGCCGATCGACAGGCCGGGCCTGTTGTTCGACGACATGGATGACCTGCGCGACTTCCAAGTGCCGTACGCGAAAAACCGCCACCAGCTCGGTGTGGCCGTCGGGGATCGGGTCGGGCTGAGCGACGCGATCAAGATCGCATCGCCCACTATCCTGCTCGGCTGCTCAACGGTCTACGGAGCGTTCACCAAAGAGGTGGTCGAGGCGATGACGGCGTCCTGCAAACACCCGATGATCTTTCCGCTGTCCAACCCGACGTCGCGCATGGAAGCCATCCCCGCCGACGTGCTGGCGTGGTCGAATGGCAGGGCGCTGCTTGCCACCGGCAGCCCAGTCGCCCCAGTGGAATTCGACGAAACCACCTACGTCATCGGTCAGGCCAACAACGTGTTGGCGTTTCCCGGCATCGGACTGGGCGTCATTGTCGCTGGTGCCCGGTTGATAACCAGGCGCATGCTGCATGCAGCAGCGAAGGCCATTGCGCACCAGGCCAATCCGACAAATCCCGGAGACTCGCTGTTGCCGGATGTCCAAAATCTGCGGGCCATCTCGACAACGGTCGCCGAAGCTGTCTATCGGGCCGCCGTCCAAGACGGGGTGGCTTCCAGGACGCACGACGACGTCAGGCAGGCCATAGTCGACACCATGTGGCTCCCGGCATATGACTAA